A region of the Larus michahellis chromosome 4, bLarMic1.1, whole genome shotgun sequence genome:
ATGGAGCACTTTTCATCTGTGCCAGCGATCCCCACCACTCTAGAGCAGCCCTCCAGACGCCCGATCTGCAGagcacagtttaaaaacaaaacaaaacaaaacaaaaaacaaaacaaaacccccaaacaataaAGAGAAGTTAGATCATTCATCTGCATAAAGGTACCAGTGGGAGGAAGGGGGCCTGAGCGGGTGTTACAGTTATCCCACATCCAACTAAACCCCAAGCAGCAAAGTTCAGGGCACACTCCCATCTCATGTGACACCAGTGCCTCTTGTCATTCCCTCCCCACACATAGAGAAGGGGCACGTACAACCAAAATCTGCCATCTTTTCAAACTCACTGGCTGCAGGACATTTAATCTGTGGAGTCACCAATGACTGGCAGTACTAGAGAGCCAAATATAGTATAAAATCACCAAGTACCAAATATAGTATAAAATCGCTAAGTACCTTAACATAGCTAATAAAAGGCCAAAAAGATTGGACAATAAttgatttaaatacatttttcatagaTCTACTTATGCATTGTTTCTTCATAACTCCTCTTTATCAGTAGGTCTTAAGCTTGCTTAATATTTattgtgtttgtatatatgtatctgtgtgtgtgtgtatatatacatgtagaTACGCAAAACCACACCGCAACATGTTCTGTAAAGCTGAGGAGGATAGAAGGGCTGTAAATCTCAAAACCCAAAGGATGTCATGGAACACAACATGAAGAAGGGTTTACTCCATTTTTTTACTGACTATTTTCTACTATAGAAAAACAACGAAAGTCGCCAGTCAATTCAAAGACTGTGTTCAAATGGCAGACTACTATACAAATATAtagtaaataaatgtatttataccATCTACTTTATTTATGCTAGTGACAAGTAATCACCTTGGGATATTTTCTCCTATCTCAGTTCCACGAAGCTGAAGTTTCACACCTAAAATCTTTCTCAGTAAGAATTTAAGCCAGATCTGTGAAACTGGCTCTTCCCATGGAGTTATACCTGCTCACATTTACAATGATTTTATCTGTATGTTTACTAACCAGgatgtttcagaaaataaacttgGTAACAGAGTATGCTTGTAAGTCTTAAGCCTACCTACCTGGCCAGCCAAAGAGCCACAGGCACCAGCTGCTCCACTCACCACCATTGTCTGATTTGCACCCACAGCCACGTGTCCTTTCTCCCTTATACCTAACAGGGCTGTCAGTCCTGTGATGCCAGCTGCACCGAGAAAGTAGGAAAGGCGTCCATTTACAAGTTGTGGAACAAGCTACAAAACAGAAACGCGTGGTGGTGGTCGTTTCTTTTTAAGGTGAGGCTTGCTATCTGATTATCTAAGGATAGAAGACTAACTCAGGATATTTACCAGGCAAGGTACAACTGCTCGGGACAAGCTAGCTCTAATTAGCTTTACCTTAATAATAAGTTTTATACAAAATGAGACAAAGATTTTATTTCCATAGTTTTAGAAAAAGTTTTTAAACGAAGTCACTGACAAAAACTTAATGGAAGTATCAAAATGCCGTGGGGAGATCCAAAGCGTCCAGCAATAGTGAACTATCCCTATGTTAGCATAAAGGATAAAATATCACCGTCTTATCAAATATTGTGATTTCAGATCAGTGCGAAAAGGTCCAAAAGGGAGGAGTTTATTCAAAAGTATACATTCCTAAACTACAATAAGTTTCTGTATTACACGAGGACGATCAACACAATAACCCTAATGCACTGTTACCTCTCCATTTTCAACTTAATATTGAATAACCTTTCTTCTGCGGATGTAAAATCTCAAGTAAAATCTTTCACTAGCATATGTTAgtgaaataaactgaaataaatacatctaAAGCCTTTTATGTCTTATGACTACACTCTCATGGATCAGGTGTTCTACTAGAATTAGAATAATTAACAGAATTAATTAACAGAAGCAGCTTCAGGGAAATTTATTAAAGATCCAACAATTGAAATAATACTGGCATGTCTGGCAACCAACAAaagcatttacatttttctttgttaataaaAGAGATAAATGGACACAGATTTTGCCGCCTGTGAGCCAATCTGCCTTTTGAGAACTGGTTGCTCCAATAACAGTGGCTTGGTTTTAACTAAGAAATAGTATCATtagcagctattaaaaaaaaaaaaagaaaaaaaaggtttaagaaaagaaaatagtgacAATCTGGGCTTTGCATTTACACTACCTTTTGTAGGAAGCTTCCATCTAGAATTGCCACTGTCTGCCAGGGCCAATTGAAGGAAGTTACGAAGTCTCCTTTAGCAAGGTTATCATGCTTGCTCTCCTCCACAACCCCAATGCCGCCACCATCAGCAACTTCAGAcagctgccagggcaggaggTAATCTGAGCCAGTATCCTCATTCATTCGGCAGCGCTGAAAGACAAGGCTTTAATAAGAGCCTCTGGTTTGTTGAAGAGTTCAAATGAAGTTGGGGATGAGTTATGTTTAAAACTTCAAACACAAAGGGCTACTCAAAAATCTCTCAACAAGCCCCAAATATTCATCATCTTCACTTAGatccctctttcccctcttgtTTGCTCAGTACAAAAGGAGGACGGACCATTCTGACCTCCTCCTGCAGCGTTATCAAAGCCAACACGTTCTATAGATGCTGCCTCAAAGTCAGCCGTGCAAAAACGACTGGCTTGGATCTGATGAGAATCCTATAAATGCCATTCCTTAACTGGATGAATCATAGAAATGTAGGAttgaaaaaacaacccacaagtCATTTAGTCTATGCCTATGCACTGAAGAACAAACGTCCGTAGGCCATCCCTGACAGAGAACTgattaatgaaacattttaaaatctgaagtctTTTCTTTATATCTCCCCCTGTAGCCTGAGTTAGTACTTCAAGATGCTTAAACTTTTCCTTAATTCCCAAGCTAAACCTACTTTCCTGAAATTAAGACTCTTCTTTTCTACTATCTCCATCTATGCCGGGAACAAAAGATCAGAATACTCTTTATAGCAAACTTTTACGTACTAGCAGACCATCTGTCTGGTTCTGCTCCTACCTTCACTTCCATTTCAACCCAAAACTCTCCCAACCGCGATTCCTAGTTTTGCAGAATTAGGTGCATTAGCTGATTATGGCTTCATTGACTAATCCTCCCTCTGTTTCCATTGTTTACAATGTATTGACACATTTTTGTCTCACCATCACCCACTTAAGGAGAAAATTTGACTTTCATTTGTAAACCAAACCACTAATAGCTAAATAGCATTTAAGTTGAATCATTTATGTGTTTTGTCTAGAATTATTTTGCCCTCTCTTGCTTCATCATGAAATATTCTTCCTCCTCTACACACACTcccctcaattaaaaaaatacttccttccatggcaaaaaaaaaaaaaaaggttaaaaatgtatataaaaaaagcaaagttcagaAAAAGACAATAAATCTGTAATGGTATGCCAGGGCTCATAGTCTCTTCTTGATCCTATAAATTCATATTCCTATGTATATCACAGGCACATTAATGCCAAATTCCTTCTCAATATAACTCCATCAGAATGAACAGAATTACTAAGTTACACTGGAGATACATTTGTCCTGTAATTGGATGTTCAACTTTGATGTTAAACATCATGACAGGTACAGAGtggaagatattttaaaaaacaaattctgGCTTAGCTCTAAGTCCATCACCTACCATGTAAGGGTCCACCGAGAGATAGAGGGTTCTAACACGCACTTGTCCCACCTGGATTGTATCTACTATTGTACTTTGTTCCAGTCGGAAGTTTTCAGCCACCGGCACTCCATTCTTAcctagaattattttaaaatcaaagaaataaattattcaatatAGAGCTTCCCTTAACCAATATGGAAGGCCTGTTTTCAAGGTAGTCCTTTTTAGAATACGTTAGGCTGTATCTTTACTTAGGTATAAACCTACCGACCAACTTTCAGATTTCATTCCACAGACTATGATTTAAATGGGCACACTGCCACCATCCAAACTGAAGACCTGCCGATCTGTCAGCTTACGCTTACCTGGGCCAGCACCAGGCACTTGCCCTGACTGACGGTTTCCATGCTGTTCGCTACACATAATTTTTATGAAGaattaatataaatgaaaaaaaaaggggggggagggtgtcTGTTTCCATTCTCAAAAAATGGTTCTATATACAGTAAAAGCTGAAAAGCCCCTaactttcaaaacaaagacaTGTATTGGGACTTCTCTCATATAACAAAACCCCTGTACGCTATTTTTCCAGTAGCAAATGACCATAAATTTTAAACAGGTTAAGTTTTAAACTCTCACCTTTCAGTCTCTTTTGACTCAGTGAGATTGGGGAAATACAGACCATTGCCACTGCACATGCATATGGGGCAAGAGCATCTCTTCACAGCTACAGACAGACCTCTTTAAATTAAAGTTTCCCAGGAACACCTATAAAACGTATGCCAAGAGCCCTAGAACCAGAGGCTTCATCCTCAGGTTGGTACCACACGCAGATCAATCAGACTGACATCTGGTACCACCGGCACTAAAAGGAGTGAGCCAGATACCCGTGTATGTTTTAAGTCAGAGTGACGGGGCAACTACAGCAGGCTTGCGTTAAAAGAGACAGTCCAAACAATAGTTCTTACCTCTTAGGACTATTTTGGCATTGAGCAGTATACAATGCACCCCAAAAACTTAATGAACGCATGTGGGTCTTCTACAACAGACAATTTAGAAACTCACTACTCAAAATATTGTGCTGACATCCCTAACAAGGCAAATGTGTAAGCAAGGAAGTAAACAAATCCTTAAGAGTGTAAATTTAAACAATAAACGCTTCAAaacatgggaagaagaaaagactcGATATTtactaaaaggaaataaaaaatgaacagtaacaaaatactttattttagtCATCTCTTAAAATGCATAAAGAACAAATGTCAGAACTAAAAAGCAATGTTTGCTAATCTTTCTTCACTTTGAGTCCCTACACTTAGGGTTTTCTCATTTATTATgcattaaaccttttttttctcaaagaagaGTTTAGAAATCtgtatatacaaaataaataaatacacttcaCAGTAAACTTTATTGCTGCATGCAATATTAAGATATATAAATGTCAATATCTTAAGTTAGTGTCTGTTTCTACCCTTACCATTTTGGACCATTAGACAACCACAACAAACACATCATTCCTTTATCAGAGAGAAATACATACCAGGGCGTGAATTCAGCACTACTCTCTGTATAATCATCCCTGCTTTTGCAGCAATTTCCCACCAGATTTCTACAAAGGAAAACATTGTTTGAAGGTACGAAACATAAATTTGCTTGAAAAAGAATACGGGGCAAAGTACTTAGTAATTTGGAAACTGGGGATGAAATATGGGCCTCACCAACTTCAGCATCCATGCCCAAAAATCATATAAAACCacctaaaatgtaaaataaaaaagagtttcCCCGTTTATCTTGTTAAAGCCGTGATTTTATACAATGTCACAGTCGCACCTCCGGGAAAGTCTGAAAATTATCATGTACCATGCTCCTTGTAAGATCACCACCAACCCCTACCAGATTGTAGGAGATGGGTGCGGTTTATTTTCCTGTACTGACTGACTTGAGAACACTCTGTTCCCACCTAAAAGACACTGTGGCAGTTTTGCCTGCGTAAGTCAGGTGCAACTCAATAAAACGCATACACGCATGCCAGTAACAGCAGTATGCAGGTATATCATAAAAAGAGATTGTTGTGTAAGATGTTTCACATGAAACAGCAAGTCTTTCTATTAGCAGTGCGTTTTCTCCTAAGAAATTGTCTGGCCCAGAGATGAGAAAGAGTTACATCCCCATTTGATCTGTTTTACTGAAAATTTTCTCCTAGAATTTCAACAGTTTAAAAGCGGACTGTAAATGTGTGTTCTTGCAACCGTGAGATGCCAAAGTGATTAACAGGGAATGAACCtgatttaacagaagaaaaatcatggTCCTATATGCTTTCGGAGctaatacataataaaaatgttcttaCTACTATTCTCAGCTGAGTGCCATAAATAACCGACCTCCACAAAGACCCAGGACTTTAAGGAATGAAACATGATAGCTGATGTCTTTGTTATAATGTTTGTTTTGCTGACAAGAACAGCAAATTGGAGTGAAGCTCAACAGATGAGCCTAGGGAGAGTACATCACCACCACTTGTCCAACACCTTTATTGTTTGAACATTGTGAAATACAGAACCTTCTGTCTGTGCTGTTGCAGTGCTTACATTACAGCACTCACAGACCATCAAGAAGTACAGCCTGGTGTACTGTACATAATACAAAAATCATCTGGAGAAAATGAGCATGTCCCtggcctttccctctcctcctggccACCCCTCCACGACTGACTCAAACCAAAAGTATCTTGTTCATAAACCAGATAAATGTTTGATTGTGTTCAAACTTGAAAAGCTACTTATTAGGCAAAAATTATTCAAGAGTTACTTTTGAAGAAATTATTCAATAAATTATTCAACAGATACTTTTCAGCATTGCAACATCGAAGGGCGCTACAAGAAAAATTACGTGAAATGGATCTCAAATGTGTCTTTACAGCATCATATCAGTGAAAAATAAGTGACCTGCACAGTTCTTTGGACAGAACAATGCAGAACATCAGTctacaacaaaaggaaaaaaaccccacactttgaTGAAGTTACTagttactgtttaaaaataaaaaaatgagcaTTGGAAATACAGGAGTTAACAGTTAAGGAGTGAAATAAAAATCCGTTTTTATACTCACACAGCTGATACAATCTCTGGAATAAATATACTCATGTAAAACAGTAACAGGAAGGAGGGCCTAAGATAAACTTTGGCCAATCTTGGGTTCAGCATCATACTCAGCTACAGACTTCCTGTGTGATCGTGGGCACACCACTTTGTActtcttttataaaatatttttcagaacaaaGTTCCAAATTTGCCTAACAAAATTACATTCAAGTGGCACAGCTGTTATCCCCAGAAAAATTGTCTTAGCATCTGAGAATTTGTGCTAATTCAACGAGCATTTTATAAACTGTGAGATATGCCCAGTACAATTTAAAAGGACAACATATTCTAGTAAACAATTTGCACACATACAGAAATTGGCTGAAGTTTATAACCACTAATGAGTGCTCTGTGCAGAAATAATGAGTTAAGAATGTAGTGAATATAAACCAACAGCGATCTGACAGCTCACATGAAATCTGGGCAAATAATTCCTCTACATGCTTTTCATATTCAGTTCAAATCTATTGATGGCGTTAAGAGTTTGCTCCACTGCTTATAAACCATACAGAGTAGGCAGAATTGCTGTACAGCTCATGCCTTACAAAAAGGCCCACTGTCAGAACTCCTGACccaatttttgttattttgaaactAAATACCTGTATTATGCAAACACAAAATCCCAATCTGAACAAGAAGAGatgatgaaaagcatttttattgtgcCTAACACATACTTGAAGTATCTGCTTTCTATGAtagtacagagaaaaaaattagatttctttaaagaaaaaagccaaagatACTaacatattaaaagaaagaaaaagcaatacagaGTGGCATAGAAAGATGAGACTGGAAAAAGTATACAGTGTAAATTCAGATTACTTCTTTGAATGCCTGACATTCTGAGGGAACAAAATGGTGTTGATTTCCCAGGTCATTTTCACAGCTTTTGGTGGAGAAGCCTGT
Encoded here:
- the PTGR2 gene encoding prostaglandin reductase 2 isoform X1, whose translation is MIIQRVVLNSRPGKNGVPVAENFRLEQSTIVDTIQVGQVRVRTLYLSVDPYMRCRMNEDTGSDYLLPWQLSEVADGGGIGVVEESKHDNLAKGDFVTSFNWPWQTVAILDGSFLQKLVPQLVNGRLSYFLGAAGITGLTALLGIREKGHVAVGANQTMVVSGAAGACGSLAGQIGRLEGCSRVVGIAGTDEKCSILVQEMGFDAAINYKKGNVAEQLCELCPGGVDVYFDNVGGDISDTVISQMNQNSHIILCGQISQYNKDVPYPPPLPPDIEKIQKERNITRERFLVLNYMDKQEASVLQLCQWIQEGKLKVRETVVEGLANIGAAFQSMMNGGNIGKQIVSVSK